A single window of Metallosphaera hakonensis JCM 8857 = DSM 7519 DNA harbors:
- a CDS encoding ATP-binding protein, producing MINLREITEEYVGALQFIREIPREIKLDLSSLDITVLAGPRRVGKTFLMLKEVRRLMESEERVIYVSLDDPLFRGIDARRLAELVRSEYPEGKVYLFLDEVQDWKDWDFKLRWLHDVKDFKLTVSGSSSSLLSSEIPSRLRGRQSTQIVFPLSLRELLPSLGRDFREKGKFNSTLKDYLEWGGFPEPWIYRSREKLIDIVETVFYRDLVERNRIRDVEQFRAVFDLLLSNYSNMITWNSVRKVLKGMGVEVDVKTVMNYAEYMRRAFLLFPVKRFDYSERRRAISPKKLYLVDLGIASLYDSGDSQDSLGRKLENLVFTELLKRSWAVNYYMLKDGGEVDFMAMRGRRKSLVEVTLNVDTEHVSKVRKAMQETEVREAVIVSLEGETRTLEEGIREVELADWVMGRDQDL from the coding sequence ATGATAAACTTAAGGGAAATCACGGAGGAGTATGTGGGGGCGCTCCAGTTTATCAGGGAAATACCTAGGGAGATCAAGCTAGATCTCTCTTCCCTGGACATCACAGTATTGGCAGGACCCAGAAGGGTAGGAAAGACTTTTCTGATGCTCAAGGAAGTCAGGAGACTCATGGAGTCTGAGGAGAGAGTTATATACGTCTCCTTGGACGACCCCCTATTCAGGGGAATTGACGCACGTAGGCTGGCCGAGCTCGTCAGGTCCGAGTATCCAGAAGGTAAAGTTTACCTCTTCCTCGATGAGGTTCAAGACTGGAAGGACTGGGACTTCAAGCTTAGGTGGCTCCACGACGTGAAGGATTTCAAGCTGACGGTGTCTGGCTCCTCCTCCTCTCTCCTTTCTTCGGAGATCCCGAGTAGGTTGAGGGGGAGGCAGTCCACTCAGATAGTGTTTCCCCTCTCCCTTAGGGAACTCTTACCTTCTCTTGGTAGGGACTTCAGAGAGAAGGGGAAGTTCAACAGTACACTAAAGGACTACCTGGAGTGGGGTGGTTTCCCAGAGCCCTGGATCTACAGGTCTAGGGAGAAACTCATCGATATTGTGGAGACCGTCTTCTACAGAGACCTGGTGGAGAGGAACAGGATAAGGGACGTGGAACAGTTCAGGGCAGTCTTTGACCTCCTCCTGTCCAATTACTCTAATATGATTACCTGGAACTCGGTGAGGAAGGTTTTGAAAGGGATGGGAGTAGAGGTTGACGTCAAGACCGTTATGAACTACGCCGAGTACATGAGGAGGGCCTTCCTGCTCTTCCCCGTAAAGAGATTCGACTACTCTGAGAGGAGGAGGGCAATATCACCTAAGAAGCTATACCTGGTGGACCTGGGCATAGCCTCCCTCTACGACTCGGGAGACTCCCAGGACAGCCTGGGGAGGAAGTTGGAGAATTTGGTCTTTACGGAGTTACTCAAGAGATCTTGGGCGGTAAACTACTACATGCTGAAGGATGGGGGGGAGGTGGACTTCATGGCCATGAGAGGCCGGAGGAAATCCTTAGTGGAGGTCACCTTGAACGTAGACACCGAACACGTGAGTAAGGTGAGAAAGGCTATGCAGGAGACCGAGGTGAGGGAGGCCGTGATAGTTTCACTTGAGGGGGAGACTAGGACTCTAGAGGAGGGGATTAGGGAGGTGGAACTAGCCGACTGGGTAATGGGGAGGGACCAGGATTTATGA